Genomic segment of Arachis stenosperma cultivar V10309 chromosome 4, arast.V10309.gnm1.PFL2, whole genome shotgun sequence:
aataaatctcctgtaaaaacctgcatggccaaggaacgaacggacttccctcacagaggaggggtaaggtaaactagaaataacatccacctttgctgggtctacagagaTACCAGTATCAGAAacaacatgtcctagaacaataccttgttttaccataaaatgacacttttcaaaatttaaaacaagttTTGAACTAACACACCTGTCCAATACTTTAGACAAACTATTTAAGCAAAGGTTaaatgaatcaccataaacgctaaagtcatccataaaaacttccatacaagtctcaataagatcagagaaaagactcatcatgcacctttggaaagtagctggtgcattgcacaagccaaagggcatttttttataagcataagtcccaaaagaacatgtaaaagtagtcttttcctaatcttcaggagctatatggatttgaaaataacctgtataaccatctaaaaagcagtagtgagatttacctgacaggcgatcaagcatctgatcaatgaatggcaAGGGATAATGATCATTGcgagtggcttggttgagacgcctgtagtCAATGCAAACTCTCCATGCATTCTACACTCTGGTTGTCAGAAGTTCTCCTTGCTCATTCCTTATTattgtgactccagacttcttgggcaccacttgtactgggctgacccattcgctatctgaaatggggtaaatgatatctgcttcaagtagtctggttacttccttcttgacaacttctaagatggtgggattcaatcttctctgaggttgacggacaggctttgctccttcttctaagaatattctatgctcacaaacttgaggtctgatgcctactatatccgCCAAGCTCCATCCAATTGCTTTTTTATGCGTCCTCAATACACTAAGcagttgttgttgtttttgggaAGTCAGCTcccttgcaatgataactggaaacttctgcttgtcctcaaggtATGAATACTTGAGGTGTAGAGGAAGGGGCTTTAATTCCATTTTCTGCACATGGTTTGGTTCTGGATTCTCTGGGGTTGGTGAAAATGATAATGAATTTTCAGTATGTTCAGAGggtgtccccacacttggatcTTGCTCCATGTGACtctcttctatttcttcttgGTGAGTTGCAGCTATAATTTCATCAATGATGTCACATTGGAATATGGAGTGATCTTCTGGGGGATGCTTCATAGCTTCATCCAGATTGAAGCTCACTGTTCTGCCATCTACATCAAAGGAATAGGTACCCGAAAAGGCATCCAGCTTGAATTTTGAAGTCTTCAAAAATGGTCTACCAAGCAGGATTGACGAAGGTCTCCCtgagtcattttggggcatctTCAGGATATAAAAATCAATGGGAAACGTGAGCCCCTTAATGCTcactaatacatcttcagcaattcCAGCCACTGTGATAATGCTTTTAtttgctaacacaaaacgagttgtcgacctttttaagggagggagccttaaagTATTATATATAGACAAGGGCATAATACTCATGCATGCTTCTAAATCACACAtacagtcagaaaatatcacacctccaatggtacagttaaccatgcatgggcctgggtcactgacgttgggatttttgctagtaaagaattttagaaaaatagttgcgttgtagatatagattctaaaccaacagaaatcccttcgtgcaaatgttttggttgtcacaagtaacaaacccctttgaaattgataaccgagtattcaaacctcgggtcgtcttctcaaggaattgcagggaggtatgttcttattattggctatgaaaaaggtaaaatcgGGGTTTTGaggatgaagaataaatatggcaaataatttaaatgacaattaaaataaataaatactgtaaagcaaactttTGGTAAGGTATGAGggattggaagtccagactttgTTATTCTtagcaataataatgaaagttgaatcttaattccacttagtcaacctttgctaaagcaagggaaagtcaagggactaattagttgaccttcgaatcctatttattttcTAAGAAAAGGTtaggattattgaagttcagttcaattagcaaagataacagttatcaattatgttgagctaagataactcctgagttattgatttcttaaccaagaccaaaatgaaagaaaattatatctactggaataaaatgtcttcagatttggaataataaaaagaaacaatcataaactTAAATACCTCAAAtcacattaattaagaaaatcctaacatgaaagtcataagccaaattcaaaagataaataTCAATTAAAGTATAAAGGTGAATAAAAATAGGAACGAAATTAAATAGAAAGGAACATTTAaacctggaatgaagaagaaaattgtaagttggaataataataaatcctaaatcctttaagaggaatcctaatcctaatcctaagagagaggagagaacctctctcactaaaactaaatcatggaaaagtgaattatgaaagcctgctcatgaatggatgcattcccccactttataacctctaatctgtgttctctgggccaaaaactgggtcaaaaacagtcaagaagtcacttccagcgctttctggtctgTACAGGTCGCGGTCAAGTGATGCGGAGGCGTtgcccacgcggccgcgcggattaaagttcgcagatgcgacaCGTCCACGTggatcacgcgttcgcgtcacctagcgtcagggcaactatggcatattatatatcaaatcgaagcgtcggacgttagctttccaatgcaactggaaccgcgtcgtttggacctctgtagctaaaatTATAGctgtttgagtgcaaagaggtcaggctggacagcttagccatttctccaacttcttgtataccttccacttttgcatgcttcctttctatcctctaagccattcctgtcctgtagtctctgaaatcacttaacacacatatcaaggcatctaatggtaataagagaggattaaatatagggaacttaaggccaaagaagcacgttttcaatcaaagcacataattaggaaggcaaatgtaaaaccatgcaaatagtatgaataagtgggtaaagagttgataaaatccactcaattgagcacaagataaaccatgaaatagtggtttatcagtcactacatttttcaggtatatttcccattaaagcagatatagaactacctaaaggaatagtttctaattcattaattttatctttatgtatgcacaaTTCTTTTAGAAATTTTGCTTATTTAGGAACttgctgaataacatcaaaaaggggaacagttacctcaacctttttgaagatctctaccattttgggatcaagttccatctgcttcctgggcttcttagcaaggtgtggaaatggaataggagTGGCATCTTTTATAGCTTCAGCTTGCTGGGGTTCCGCACTCCTTGGTTGGGCTGCTTCTGCTTCAGCCATGCCTTgtgcttcatcttcttcttcaacatcctCTACCTCAGCCGTGTCCGCAACTGGGGCGTGTTCTGATGGGCTTGATTCCTCTGAATTCCTCTTTTGCAGTGTGGTTCCAGATCTCAGGGTAatggcattgatgccacccttggggttgggtaatggttgagaggagagtccaccagagcttgaggactggttgttagagttattcagtgatccaatctgtgaAACAAGGGCTTGCAAGGTAGAGTTCAGACCATTTAGAGTAGAAGTAAGGTTGTTTTCCATGGACTACTGTCTCCTATCAATAGATTATAGTAACTCGtcattaggagatgaagagggatAAGTGATCTGAGGGGTCTACTGTGATGCTTGAGACTGCCTtagatgaggtgctctgtaggccTGATTTTGATTCTATTGCTTAAAgtttttattgttattccaTCTCTGGTTTCTAttattatctctgcctcctctgttataattgtccctccaaccttggttggggttatcctgccatccatggttgtAGCTACCACCCTAATTGTACCCTTTATTGGGGCGATCAtagaagttatgagtggctgccATAGTGTGGTCTTCCTATTGGAGTTGTGGACACTCATCAGTATAATGACTGTAATCGGCACAAATTCcgcatactctttgtggaaccaactgttggctttgctgtggtggagaaggctgaactCGCTGAGCTTGTTGTTGACTCAATTGCATTTGCTTTAGTaagttggtcatttcacataagctTTGAGTTAGAGCAGTAGTCTCTTTGCTAGAGGATACCTCTGCAACAGCTCTTGACCGGCTTTGTTTCTGCCTGTGATTCCTAGTAGATTTagctaagtcgctgatcaattgccatgcctcttccgtagtcttgtactttttcatagacccattgctagcGCCTTCCAATGTGGTTTTATCTTGAGATTTCATGCCCTGTGTAAAGTAACCGAGCAatactatcttgtcaatcatatggtggagacatgcttccagaagattattgaagcacTCCCAATATTCGTAGAGAGTCTCAGATTCATCCTGAACGATCATGGAAATGTCTTTTCTTAGTTTATCGGTAACctcagctggaaagaatttctccaaaaattcCCTTATAAGTTTATCCCAGTTAGAAACGGTTGCtccgggttgagtgtagtaccactcttttgcctttccctcaagagagGATGGGAAAGCTTTTAACAGAATAGAAGTTTTGTCAGtaccatcacgcttaacagtagaacaagcTGTCTGAAAATTTCTAAGGtacttgataggctcttgagcaggtaagccatgaaacttgggcatcaagttgagtagtgcagtctttatttcaaaatccacAGCCACTGTTGGGTGGCGTGCCTGGTATGGCTGTagtgtaaaatcaggggctccagCTTCTTGGATAGTGACTCTCCTaggtgctgccatgtcacctgcacgtgaatcaactggatcagtagagagggagcttgtttcttccttagatgacgtTTCAGATTCGTCCTCAGAGAGGACTAGCcgacgccgagcttgccttatacgtgaaatagttctttGAATCTTAAggtcaaatactggcaagcttggatcaggaagtgaatGCGTCATTTAATGAAAGAAACATGCAGCTcatagtaacaaaataaaaagaaaaattcaattaaataaattccaatcaataaattagcacactattgcaactccccggcaacggcgccgaAAATTGACGTGAGCagaaattggcagattaagaattaattagagAAATGGCGTTGcgagtacagttcttaaccggcgaaaaatccacttatcaatttaaaaaaagggttgtcacaaattttagaaataaaatactgggagtatgagtcccaggtcaTCTCCCAATGAGATGCaggaagatgtgctattttatcaatcagaggttttcaaaatgggttttgagtttgatgaacagaaaattaaattagagaatttaaaaTGGGTTTTCAAATGCTCATCCATCTTCTGAAGAAggatttctttttctctccagGATTGTTGTTGTTCCTCCATGAGTTGTTCTTGTCTTTTCCACAATTCTTTGGATTTTTGAAGGGGATCCTCAGCTATTAGCTCaaaagatgaaggttgagaATGAGTTTCTGGATATGTGGGTGCTGTAGTGAAGTTGTTTTGAGTGGTATTGGATGAATCTTGTGGATTATGAAATAAGTTTTGTGGTTGGTGGAATGAATTGTATGGATCTTGGAGGAgactttgtgttgaggcataatcaagtgatgaacAATCTTCAAATGAGGAACTGGGAGGTGAGGTTGGGCAATTTTGTATGAGTGAATTGAAGGTTTGCTCAAGtgatgatggctcttgataaGTGGAGTATGAACTGTTGAATGTTACTTGGTTTTGATCCTCCCACCCACAATTTGATTGATTATTGAATTCATCACAGTGTGGATTATTTTGTGGCATGGATAAACAATCTTCCAAGTATGCTCTGGCAGCACAATCAAGTGATAATGTCTTTAAATAATTAGAATGTGAATCATTGCATTTCCCTTCACAACCATCATTTGTGTACGTGCCATCACAGTATGAGTCACTTTGTGGCTCTGGAAAATAGTTCATTTCACTTGATTCTTCATACTCCCTTATTCCTTGTTGATACTCtcatccaccatgaggataatgacaTAAGTCATTTTATGGTTCTAGACAGTATCTCATGTGCTTAGCTTGATCAATTTGTGGCTCTggagcaaatctccatggattggagtgctcagaatttgcaatttcttggtgatattcccagccacccttagaataatgacttgaatcaccTTGTGGTGTTgagaaatatcccatatgattctcttgctcatcttgtggttctgaagcatatctccatggattggagtgctcaggaTCTGCAATTTCTCGGTGATATTCCTAACCACCATTAGAATAGTcacttggtgatggtgggtaatatcctaGAAAATTTGCTTGATCACAAGATGAGTTGAattccatttgaattttgtaaaacataacaccaaatagaattgaaattcaTGTCTCAGATGAGATTTGCTTAGTGagacaaaaacacaaacaccttggtttcaatttaaaacaaagaacaaaaacaaagaaaatgcttaatctagatttctcacccacttaatcattgttgatctaatcaatccccggcaactgcgccaaaaacttgatggtgttttgtGAAAAAATGAATTCCCAAACACacaactaaccggcaagtgtactggatcgcatcaagtagtaataacccacttagagtgaggtcgatcccacagggattgacggatcaagcaactttagtgggtgattagtttagtcaagctaacattgagtgaattgtgtgaagtgtaACCAACAGAAAGGAAATGGCAGTGAATTaaaagttgcagaaagtaaaattgactgaatcttaaagagcaagaaatgtaaattgacagaatcttaaatgacaagaaatgtaaattgtattgaatgtaaaggggattgggtgctggaaattaaagggGCAATGAAACAAGCaatcaaagagatcttgaaAACAAgtgacaggaaatttaaagtgcAGGAAAATTAAATTCAGATCACAGTAGCTCAAATGTAAAATGCAGAGGAATACACgtgcaggaaagtaaattgggaGCAATAGAATAGAAAGTAAAAATTGCAGAGAAGGAAATTGTAACAGAAAAGTAAACCAGCAAGAAGACTGAGATCAATTCTCAAATCTCAAAGAGCACTTGATAATTTCAATGAAACAGTGAAAAAAGCAGCAAAGCAAAATTGCTTGAGAAAGCTAAATAGAGATAAAATTCAGCTTAATTgcaaaatgaaattgaagatctcagaaaatcaaagagactagaaaacaagtctagatctcaattccttccttgatctaACAACAAATAacttgaagaagaaagagaaatgaAAACAGTAAAGAGACTTTGATTCAAATCACACTTCACTAAAATgttgcagaagaagaacaaagagaaatctcaaagggagaatgaaacagaattccttcaattctccacccaagattcaaaacagaaaatgaaaactaaaagagagagcAAAATGAAAACTAAAGAATACAAAACTCCCTATTGGAGCCAGCCTTCCCTAATGGAGAGCTCCTCTAATGAAATGAAACAGATGCCTTTTTATAGGCTTTACccaatgaaaatgaaattacaattaaaatgaaaatcctaattctagcttgttcttgtgcctttgagtcaatGGGCcttgctttctttttatttgaagaGTGGATCCGGTTGGCTTTTTAATTTAgtgaaaaattgaattaaattggatttttggtTGAATTTGGACCATGGGTGTTGCTCCCAGGGCAAGGCTCGGCTCTTGGCAAGAGCTTTGGCCAAGAGCTTTGGTTCCCTTCCTTGCCAAAGTGTGCGCACGTTCCTTCCTTGTGACAAGAGAACAAAACTCTTTGCAAGAGCTttaagctcttggcaagagcttTACTTGTCCTTGAGGTCCATGGTTCAAGCCTTGGGTGAAGCACTTGCTGGCCATTTTCCTTGGCACATGAGTAGCGCTACTTCCTTGCTTCCCTTGGTATCCCTCTTCGAATcctggtggaagcactttgattcatttttgcttatttttggcccttaaagatgcttTTCACTCGTGCCTCAATTCtatgccaaatatggattgccctttgaagaaggcatagtcatgctgtgagcgcccagattttaacttagcgaaaattttgctTCCAAGCTCATTTTCCTTGAAGAAGCCTGAAaaagctcttggaaaaagctcttggcaagagcttTAGGCAAGAGCTTTGCTTTGAGTTTTGCCATGCTTTTTAAAGTAAAGCTCCTGGCAAGAaagaaagctcttggcaagagcttTGTGCCTTTGCTCCTTGTTGTGAGACACGCTTTTCttcccttgggccacgcttttcttccttaGTTTGGTCATGGACcgcgcttttaaaagcgtggcctaaggctctaaagtgtgctccaacttcaaagtgtgccccaaaactcttttttttctcctttttagcttattttgtgcttctttgcttctttttcttcttatttcctacaagatttataaaattaaaagatcaaggaaatataacATTTAAgcataaaagcattcaatatttaagcacaaatcattaATTTAAGTATAACTATTtctgattcaaaaaaaaaaatttaagttttaacCCCTATGTCACCTTAGAGGgctatattttatattaactttttcAACATCAAAAGTTCCAGTAATAATTCTTTAGATGCTAATGagtcaaaaaatatttttttagtgaaTTTTTAGAAATCGTTTATTGTTCTGTTTTAAATTTATaagtttataaaaatatagattttctgaaatttgaactaaaacataaaaattagatttcTATTCATATttgttatgatttttttatattttatttgaattcaaatgGGAGTATTTTCTTATTGATATATTAACTTTAAAGTAGTAAATGTCAATAATCTGTATCAGTACTAAATCAAATTAAGCTGATTCGATTTACTATATATGGGTTGTTCAATATAAATCGAATCTTGTTGATTGGATTTACTACTCATGGGCTATATTTTGAATATCAATCATTGGTAATTCGAATCAAATAATTTCGATTTACCAATAACCCTGCTCATTCGAATCAAATTGATTCGATTTGGTACTAGAATGGGTAATTCGAATTAAatcaattcgatttatatagatATATGCATTGGAACATCTAcgtaacattttttattttgagactATTGAGTAATATTGATGGTTCATTGATTTATTTAAGTGTTTTacctttttttaaatatttttgttaatattctAAATATTTATGAGTAGAAATAacaattttttctaattttaactTAATTCTTTTCGTTTCAAACTAAAAAATTGCTATAAGAATTGAATTGTAAATCATTTTTTTAAGAATTCAATTAtgttctaaaatatttattaaatttactctttaaaatatcatattttattaagttattatataaaatttataaaattatatatactaATTATTATATGTCGATCAACcctattttatcttatttaatttggATTAGTTTAAAGTTAGAtttgaatatttaaaataaatactggtaaaattttaaaataaaaatattatataaataaaaaaaatcattatatatttgtatttaaatatatattttatatttgagtAGCTATTTTATTGTGCAACTCTAACATGGGTAATTTAAAAGTTGAGTCTAGCTCGAACAAAAGTCGACTTAAACACGACACTGCCCATCCAAATTTCTTTTCCCAAATAAATGGAAAATCCTATTTtaccagaaaaaaaaaaggaaaatacaGATCCAAATTAATAGTAACCCGATAAGGTAAGCGGATAAGGAAATCCGAAAGTAAACACTAAAGAATATCTAAAGAAAGGAATCATAAGAATAATTAATAAGTTCGTCAACAAGAAGTGAGGCTCAACCAACGACAGATTCATACATTTACATTTCTGTCTAAGGGTGGCATCTTGGAACACAGTGTTACAGATAGCTGAATTCAATCTTCATTCATTGATTAAGGCACAATGCAGTTGTGAACAGCAACCGTGATGGCTATGGCTCATACACGTGTCCCTTTCCAATGCCATAAATACTCACTTCCCTCACCgatttcttcttcctcattaatgcttctttcttcttcttcctcttctttgtgGTCTTTTTCATCATCGTTTGCTACGAGGAGGAGCCATAAGGGTGTGAAGGGGAGGGTGAGAATCAGTGTTGCGACCATGGCTGATTCATCAAAGAGAACTGTGATTGTCACTGGTGCTGGTGGCCGTACAGGTGAGTGAGTCTCTTTTTGTTGTATGCTTAGTCAAATTCCTTGCTTTCTTTCCCTGTCAATAGATAAAGAGAGCGAGACAAAAATTGgcattttggggtttttaaggtattaggtgaaGTTAAATGATGTTTGAAAGATGCTGCTGTTATGTTTCTTGTTGCATGTACCATAATCTGTGTGTAAAGGATAAGGCTACAGCATGATATGGTTCTGCTGGAGTTAAATCCCAAACTGGTCCTGAGATTTAAAGCCTGCACTAAAATAGTCGTCCAGGTCTCAATTGCACCAATTACGTCCTCTCCACCACTAGTGATTGCCAATCTCAGGTGCCTAAGTGGTGCAATTAGAAACATTTCTGTAGAAATCGCACTTGTAAGTTCAGAACCTCACTTCACAGAGGTTTTGTTACAGTGAAGAATGCATTCTAAAGTTCTATGCCTCTATCGCGATAGGGATGGCAACACAAACCCGATCTGCAGTTATCCAATCTGATGGGGTTGGGTTTCAGGACATATTATCAAATGTGTTGATTTGTGCATTGCTCTTGAAAGTCTTCATAGTTTTGTAGTATCAAATGATTAAGGTTGTTGGTTTATGATGCCAtataaatgaaaagaaaactgAAATTATATGATTGTATAAAttagaatagaaaagaaaaacactTTGACTTATgattattgaaaattttttgggTTAACAGTCAAATTAGTCCCTGAAAGATAAGACATTCTTTAAATTTGTCCCTAAAagattttttcaatcaaattggtCCTTCAAAAATTACGAATTCATTATATATGTCTTTCAGTTACTCTACTCATAATTTTTGTCAACGATTGATGATGTAAAATGTTAACTGATAGCATACATGACACATAACATATTCAATTGGATGTTAACTAAATATGTTTAAGAAAATCTATCAATTTAGTCACTAGCCCTTAGCCCCTTAGCATTCTCCTATATTATGTTCTATTTTACCACTGACTGAATGCTCCCTTCAGCATTCAACCTTAGCCCCTTAGCATTCTCCTATTCCTATTTCTTATAGAACTTGAGCATATGCAGTTACCTAGGTTAACAATACAAGAGGGTAAGGATACGTTAGAGGTCCTAACATAGTTTTACTCTTGTTACCTTTTTCAGGACAAATAGTGTATAAAAAACTAAAAGAGCGGTCAGCCGAGTATGTTGCAAGAGGCCTTGTCAGAACTGAAGAAAGCAAACAGAAAATTGGTGCTGCGGATGATGTTTTCGTGGGGGACATAAGAAATGCTGATAGTATCGTTCCTGCAATTCAAGGTGTGGATGCTCTAATAATTCTTACAAGTGCAGTGCCACAGATGAAAGCTGGGTTTGATCCAACCAAAGGTCAACGACCTGAGTTCTACTTTGAAGATGGTGCTTATCCTGAACAGGTGCAACTACTAATAGTTTCCATGTATTAGATGTacttaattaaaatttgatatttatctCCTTTTCACTCATACTGTACTATATCTTTTGCTTATTAGGTTGACTGGATTGGGCAGAAAAACCAAATAGATGCTGGTAGGGTCTGTTTATGTTCTTTTGATTAATCGTAGAACATAACAAATTTGTCCATGTTTGCAATATTGAAATTGGTTTTACCTATATGAACAGCTAAGGCTGCAGGAGTGAAGCAGGTTGTGTTGGTTGGGTCTATGGGAGGAACAGACCTTAACCATCCTTTGAACAGCTTGGGTAATGGGAATATATTGGTTAGTTATTTTTTCTCCTTCAAGTAGAGCttgcatttcattttagagCACGATGCAAGtttca
This window contains:
- the LOC130974330 gene encoding uncharacterized protein At5g02240-like produces the protein MAMAHTRVPFQCHKYSLPSPISSSSLMLLSSSSSSLWSFSSSFATRRSHKGVKGRVRISVATMADSSKRTVIVTGAGGRTGQIVYKKLKERSAEYVARGLVRTEESKQKIGAADDVFVGDIRNADSIVPAIQGVDALIILTSAVPQMKAGFDPTKGQRPEFYFEDGAYPEQVDWIGQKNQIDAAKAAGVKQVVLVGSMGGTDLNHPLNSLGNGNILVWKRKAEQYLADSGIPYTIIRAGGLQDKEGGIRELLVGKDDELLKTETRTIARPDVAEVCIQALNFVEAQFKAFDLASKPEGAGSPTKDFKALFSQITTRF